In a genomic window of Oncorhynchus masou masou isolate Uvic2021 chromosome 4, UVic_Omas_1.1, whole genome shotgun sequence:
- the LOC135522008 gene encoding cysteine-rich protein 2-binding protein-like produces the protein MMESGGEQRGQVEDEAMCTSASEGLEEGEVEGETLLIVESEDQASVDLSHDQSGDSLNSDLGEDAEGGWNEDMAFYCDKCHKWIPIAQLHGEQPSYLKGDNFFKFTCYDCTEDVKETFERMRLTWQQVVMLAMYNLSLEGTGRQGYFRWKEDICAFIGRHWTFLLGTRKKTSTWWSTVAGCLSVGSPMFFRSGAQEFGEPGWWKLVQNRPPTLRPDGDKSSVASLKSKAASKPTLDPIITVEGLRKRVGRNPVESAMQLKEKRSRTHEAKDIRRAQKEAAGYMDHSASSTAVKFSGRGGGRRPDLVLEKGEVVDFSSMSSSDRTPLTSPSPSPSPDFSAPGTPASHSATPSLLSEADLIPDVMPPMALFHDDEELDGEGVIDPGIEYIPSPSMSLGTGALVVRKKLRSGVAVAHIKQEAESDDEEGRGQDDEDDERRGRGEGQSNVVRGVRGGGERRRGALTEKGKGSPPSEPQFAPLSLYEERVLLRRLEACPQALAVTAQAKRLHRKLLVRKAKRQRGLPLLDIDQVVSATLSLVGGLYGSQEGGQGCYEGSGAGKYRTTSQDLRILDRFQTTVSSRRGYHQPTVSFWHRLMGSDASVDQGIKSPYTSRTLKPFIRRDYENKPMKLKLLAEILAYPHRKDPCWVTKPEAPIDYCYVRPNHIPSVNSMCHDIFWPGVDLSECLQYPDFSVVVLYKKVVIGFGFMVPDVKYNEAYISFLLVHPEWRRAGIATFMIYHLIQTCMGKDVTLHVSASNPAMLLYQKFGFKTEEYILDFYDKYYPLDSKECRHAFFLRLRR, from the exons ATGATGGAAAGTGGTGGTGAGCAGAGGGGCCAAGTGGAAGATGAGGCCATGTGCACCTCTGCCTCGGAGGGACTGGAGGAAGGTGAGGTGGAGGGTGAGACGCTGCTCATTGTGGAGTCGGAAGACCAAGCCTCGGTGGATCTCTCGCACGACCAGAGCGGTGACTCGCTCAACAGCGATCTGGGGGAGGATGCCGAGGGTGGCTGGAACGAGGACATGGCCTTCTACTGCGACAAGTGCCACAAGTGGATCCCCATCG CTCAGCTGCACGGAGAGCAACCCAGCTACCTGAAAGGAGACAACTTCTTTAAGTTCACCTGCTATGACTGTACAGAAGATGTCAAGGAGACCTTTGAGAGGATGAGACTCACCTGGCAACAG GTGGTTATGTTGGCCATGTACAACCTTTCTTTGGAGGGCACGGGGCGTCAAGGCTACTTTAGATGGAAAGAGGACATCTGTGCCTTTATTGGGAGACACTGGACCTTCCTACTGGGCACCAG AAAGAAGACTTCCACATGGTGGAGCACGGTGGCGGGCTGTTTGTCGGTGGGGAGCCCCATGTTCTTCCGCTCAGGGGCCCAGGAGTTTGGCGAGCCGGGCTGGTGGAAGCTGGTACAGAACCGTCCACCCACCCTGCGCCCAGATGGAGACAAGTCCTCGGTGGCCTCCCTAAAATCTAAAG CTGCCTCCAAGCCAACCCTGGACCCCATCATCACGGTGGAAGGCTTACGGAAGCGCGTGGGCCGGAATCCGGTGGAAAGCGCCATGCAGCTGAAAGAAAAGCGCTCACGCACCCACGAGGCTAAGGACATCCGGCGGGCGCAGAAGGAGGCGGCGGGGTACATGGATCACAGCGCCTCCTCCACGGCTGTCAAGTTCAGCGGCCGTGGTGGCGGGCGGAGACCCGACTTGGTCCTGGAGAAAGGCGAGGTGGTGGACTTCTCCTCAATGAGCTCATCGGACCGAACGCCACTCACCAGCCCCTCGCCGTCGCCCTCTCCGGATTTCTCTGCACCCGGCACTCCCGCCTCCCACTCAGCCACGCCCAGTCTGCTGTCGGAGGCTGACCTCATCCCTGACGTCATGCCACCGATGGCGCTCTTTCACG ATGACGAGGAGCTGGACGGCGAAGGCGTCATCGATCCCGGCATCGAGTACATCCCCTCACCCAGTATGTCCCTGGGCACTGGCGCCCTTGTCGTTCGCAAGAAGCTGCGGTCTGGGGTGGCAGTGGCGCACATCaagcaggaagcagagagtgACGACGAGGAGGGCCGCGGCCAGGATGATGAAGACGACGAGAGGCGGGGGCGCGGCGAAGGCCAATCCAATGTGGTCAGGGGGGTGCGGGGtggcggggagaggaggaggggggccttAACAGAGAAGGGGAAGGGTTCCCCCCCTTCAGAGCCCCAGTTTGCCCCCCTCAGCCTGTATGAGGAGCGTGTGCTGCTGCGGCGCCTGGAGGCTTGTCCGCAAGCGCTGGCGGTGACTGCGCAGGCCAAGCGGCTGCACAGGAAGCTACTGGTGAGGAAGGCCAAGCGCCAGAGAGGGCTCCCCCTGCTGGACATCGACCAGGTGGTCAGCGCCACCCTCAGTCTGGTGGGAGGGTTGTACGGGTCCCAGGAGGGGGGACAGGGCTGCTACGAGGGCTCCGGCGCGGGGAAGTACCGCACCACCAGCCAGGACCTCCGAATCCTCGACCGCTTCCAG ACAACGGTGTCCAGCAGAAGAGGGTACCACCAGCCCACAGTGTCCTTCTGGCACCGCCTCATGGGCTCCGACGCCAGCGTAGACCAAGGCATCAAGAGCCCGTACACCTCCCGCACCCTCAAACCCTTCATAAG GAGGGACTATGAGAACAAGCCTATGAAGCTGAAGCTGTTGGCGGAGATCCTTGCCTACCCCCACAGGAAGGACCCCTGCTGGGTCACCAAGCCAGAGGCCCCCATCGACTACTGTTACGTCAGGCCCAaccacatcccctctgttaactCCATGTGCCACGACATCTTCTGGCcag GTGTGGATCTCTCTGAGTGTCTCCAGTACCCAGACTTCAGCGTAGTGGTCCTTTATAAGAAGGTGGTGATCGGCTTTGGGTTCATGGTGCCGGATGTTAAGTACAACGAGGCCTACATCTCCTTCCTGCTGGTGCATCCCGAGTGGAGGAGGGCTGGGATCGCTACATTCATGATCTACCATCTCATTCAG ACCTGCATGGGAAAAGACGTCACTCTACACGTCTCGGCCAGTAACCCCGCCATGCTCCTATACCAGAAGTTTGGCTTCAAGACTGAGGAGTACATATTGGACTTTTACGACAAATACTACCCACTGGACAGCAAGGAGTGCCGACACGCCTTCTTCCTGCGGCTACGGCGGTGA